DNA sequence from the Leptospira limi genome:
CGAATCCCTTACTTTAACGGTATCGATCGGTGGAACTCTCTTCCACCCGGAAGATGATCCCAGTTTTGATGAACTCTACCATAAAATTGATACGGCTCTTTACACCTCCAAAAATGAAGGCCGAAACCGAATCACACTCCTAGAAATGTAAAAAAATGATCGACGGAAATGGGATTCGAATCTAACCTTACAAATGAGACTGATTCTCAGTTTATGTCCATTACGGATAAGGTGTAAAACTTAGGAGATGGGGAAAGATCCCCATCTTTTTTTTTAAACAAAGTTGGGATCCTCACATTCGTCTACGGTGTTGTAACTTCAAATCCGACTGAATTCATACAAGTTCTAGTGGAGAGCTGACGTCTTCGTAATCGAGGTTTCTGCGGACTGGACGAAATCCCCCTTCTTGCAAAAACTTCCTCGCTTCCTTTTCTGTTTTTAATCCAAACGACCTGAGGACATTTTCTTCGATCACAACAGAGGAGATATCATCTGCTCCTGAATACAAAGCAAGTTGGCCCACACCTTTTCCAAGCACCATTACGGATGTTTCGATATGAGGAATATTATCGAGGAAGATTCTGCAAATTCCGAGAACTTTTAGGTATTCGTGTGTCGGAACAGGCCTTACTGTAAACCGTTTGGTCTGTGGTTGGAAAGTCCAAGGGATAAAGGACAAAAATCCACCCGTCCGGTCATGTAAATCTCGCACTACTTGTAAGTGTTCGATGACTTCCTCTTCTGTTTCTTCCGATCCAAAGACAATATTGGCAGATCCTTTGAGGCCTACTTCATGGCAGGTTTCCATCGCTCGTACCCATTCCGCTACTGAGGCTTTTTTCGGAGAAATGATTTGGCGCATCCTTTCGGTAAGGATTTCAGCACCAGCCCCAGGCACAGAATCAAGGCCGGCTTCCTTTAGGATTTGTAACACTTCCCGCAAAGGTTTTCCTGTAATGGTTTCTAAATTGATCACTTCCACGGGTGAAAACGCACGGATATGCATCTTCGGGTATTTTGCCTTCACGGTTCGGATCACATCCAGGTAATAATCAAAGGGAAGTTCTGGGTAAACCCCTCCTTGTAAGAACATTTGGTCAGCGCCTTCTTCGACTGCGTAGTCCATCTTTTGTAAGATGTCCTCTTTGGAGAGAACGTAACCTTTTCCATTTCCAATTTCATCCATAAAGGAACAAAAACTGCACTCTACATTGCAATAATTAGTATAATTCACCACCCGAAACATGGTATAACTGGCTTCCGTATGGGGCCTAACCTTCTCCCGAAGGTACCGGGCTACCATCTGGATTTTTAGAAAGTCTCCTTCCTTGTACAATACGAGAGCCTCACTGGGAGAGATTCGTTTGCCGTCCACTGCTTTGAGTAGGACAACATCGGCTGGGTCATTTGGGTTCAGGGAAAAAGAGGACAAGTTCATATCTCTACCTACTTGGACAGGAAATCTTCTGACATATCCCTGTAAAAACCGAATTTTCCTGGACATTGATTTTTCTATAGAAATCCTAGGAAATAACCAAACACCTTAAGGGCATAAATATAAATGGATATCGGAAGAATTCTCTTTCACCTATTATTCACAGCTTTTTTCGTCGTGGCAAACGTAGTGTTTGTCCGCGCTATCCTTTTCAGGCTCGGATTGATCTTCAATGGTCGTCCTGCATTTTTTAATGAAGATGCAAAAAAGAACCTAAACATCGGATTCCGTTTAAAAAGTTTTTTCCTAAACGTAATCTTACAAAAAAAGAACTTCCGTGAACCAGTACGTGGGATCATGCATGCGTTTGTTTTTTATGGATTTATCGTCTATACGATCCATACAACAAGCCAAATGATCGCAGGTGTATTTGGATATGCAATGGAAGATCCTTACCAATTTGCACTTCCAAATTTCTTATTTGGTGAAGCAGCTAATCATATTTACGAACAAGCAGTCAACTACGTATCCATTTTAGTGTTAACTGGTCTTGGGTTTTTTGCTTGGAGACGTTGGATCAAAAAAGCCAAAGGTCTCGATGTTCACTCACCTGCTTCTGCCATCGTCATCAGCATGATTGCCACTCTTATGGTTACGACGTTACTTGGAAATGGTGCCAAAACGGTTGCAGCAACTTACTACACACATGCTGGATTCATCGATGGTGCGATTGGAAAACTTTGGGAATCAGTGGGAGTGGCAAACTCTTCTGCGGATATCGTTTTCCAAATTATGTGGTGGGGCCACATCATCACTGTATTCTCTTTTATGTTGTATGTTCCTACTTCGAAACATGCTCACTTAATCTTTGCTCCGTTTAACTACTTCCTTGCAACTGACACTCCGAAAGGCCAACTTTCCAAACTCAATTTGGATGATGAAAATGCTGTTTGGGGATCCAACCGAGTGGAAGACTTCCCTTGGCCAAACCTCCTCGATGGTATGTCTTGTATTGAATGTGGTCGTTGCCAAGTGGAATGCCCTGCCAACAGAACTGGTAAGGTATTAAATCCAAAAGCCATCATTGTGGAACTCAAACACCAGATGTTGGAAAAAATGCCAGAAGTAGCAGCTGCACGTGCAGGTAAATCTCCTGAAGAAGCAGCGGAAGCTGTTGCAGCACTTGATACAGGTGTGATCAACTCTCACGAGGGCCTTAGTGAAGAAGCTCTTTGGGGATGTACAACTTGTTATGCGTGTGTAGAAGCATGCCCTGTTGGAAACAACCAAGTAAACGCCATCATTGAAATGCGCCGCCACTTAGTTCTTGCAGAATCCAAAATGAGCCCTGAGCTTCAAAAAGCATTCACAAACATGGAAAACAATTCGAATCCATGGGGTGTGGGCGCTCACACTCGTGCAGACTGGGCAGAAGGATT
Encoded proteins:
- the mqnC gene encoding cyclic dehypoxanthinyl futalosine synthase, with translation MNLSSFSLNPNDPADVVLLKAVDGKRISPSEALVLYKEGDFLKIQMVARYLREKVRPHTEASYTMFRVVNYTNYCNVECSFCSFMDEIGNGKGYVLSKEDILQKMDYAVEEGADQMFLQGGVYPELPFDYYLDVIRTVKAKYPKMHIRAFSPVEVINLETITGKPLREVLQILKEAGLDSVPGAGAEILTERMRQIISPKKASVAEWVRAMETCHEVGLKGSANIVFGSEETEEEVIEHLQVVRDLHDRTGGFLSFIPWTFQPQTKRFTVRPVPTHEYLKVLGICRIFLDNIPHIETSVMVLGKGVGQLALYSGADDISSVVIEENVLRSFGLKTEKEARKFLQEGGFRPVRRNLDYEDVSSPLELV
- a CDS encoding (Fe-S)-binding protein, with protein sequence MDIGRILFHLLFTAFFVVANVVFVRAILFRLGLIFNGRPAFFNEDAKKNLNIGFRLKSFFLNVILQKKNFREPVRGIMHAFVFYGFIVYTIHTTSQMIAGVFGYAMEDPYQFALPNFLFGEAANHIYEQAVNYVSILVLTGLGFFAWRRWIKKAKGLDVHSPASAIVISMIATLMVTTLLGNGAKTVAATYYTHAGFIDGAIGKLWESVGVANSSADIVFQIMWWGHIITVFSFMLYVPTSKHAHLIFAPFNYFLATDTPKGQLSKLNLDDENAVWGSNRVEDFPWPNLLDGMSCIECGRCQVECPANRTGKVLNPKAIIVELKHQMLEKMPEVAAARAGKSPEEAAEAVAALDTGVINSHEGLSEEALWGCTTCYACVEACPVGNNQVNAIIEMRRHLVLAESKMSPELQKAFTNMENNSNPWGVGAHTRADWAEGLNVKVLSEAEDKNVDVLYWVGCAGAFDERNKKISRDFVKIMQKADVNFGILGTEEGCSGDSARRGGNEYLYQTLAQTNVDTINGYGIKKIVTACPHCYNTIKNEYPQFGGNFEVIHHSEYINQLSKEGKIDVKVADDANTGKYTYHDSCYIGRYNNNYDNPRDVVKKVSGGKIEEAVDHHSKGLCCGAGGAQYWMEEHVDESNPESMRVNSKRTGQLLDTGATTIATACPFCITMITDGVKAAEKIDSVKVKDIAELVAENID